In the genome of Armatimonadota bacterium, one region contains:
- the thiD gene encoding bifunctional hydroxymethylpyrimidine kinase/phosphomethylpyrimidine kinase, translating into MTVPRAMTIAGSDSGGGAGIQADLKTFTVMGVFGTSAITALTAQNTTGVTGVVEMPPEFVVQQIDAIMSDIGTDAAKTGMLSNAAIIEAVAGAVRRWGIRCLVVDPVMISKSGAPLLRPEATEALRLLLLPLCKVVTPNLHEAGVLVGGPVRTLAEMEEAARAIGAMGPRYVVVKGGHLQDSDRSVDLLYDGATFRQFAAPRAATRHTHGTGCVFSAAIAAGLARGLAVPDAVARAKELITAAISAGLPIGRGHGPADPAVVLRRPMSETFHQPDPT; encoded by the coding sequence ATGACGGTTCCGCGCGCGATGACCATAGCCGGCTCCGACTCGGGCGGAGGCGCCGGCATCCAGGCCGACCTGAAGACCTTCACGGTGATGGGTGTCTTCGGCACGTCGGCCATCACCGCGCTCACCGCTCAGAACACGACTGGAGTCACCGGCGTGGTCGAGATGCCGCCCGAGTTTGTGGTCCAGCAGATAGACGCGATCATGAGCGACATCGGAACAGATGCCGCCAAGACCGGGATGCTATCCAACGCGGCGATCATCGAGGCGGTGGCAGGCGCGGTGCGGCGTTGGGGCATCAGATGCCTCGTTGTGGATCCGGTGATGATCTCCAAGAGCGGCGCGCCGCTGCTGCGGCCCGAGGCCACCGAGGCCCTGCGCCTCCTGCTGCTTCCGCTGTGCAAGGTCGTGACGCCCAACCTGCATGAGGCAGGCGTGCTGGTCGGCGGGCCCGTCCGGACTCTCGCCGAGATGGAGGAAGCGGCGCGCGCGATCGGCGCGATGGGGCCACGGTACGTCGTGGTCAAGGGCGGGCACCTCCAGGACAGCGACCGGTCCGTGGACCTTCTCTACGACGGCGCAACGTTCCGGCAATTCGCCGCTCCCAGGGCGGCGACGCGGCACACCCACGGCACCGGCTGTGTCTTCTCCGCGGCCATCGCCGCGGGCCTGGCGAGGGGACTTGCCGTGCCCGACGCGGTCGCCCGGGCCAAGGAGCTCATCACCGCGGCGATCTCGGCCGGCCTGCCGATCGGAAGGGGACACGGGCCTGCCGATCCGGCTGTGGTATTGCGCCGGCCTATGAGCGAAACCTTCCACCAGCCAGATCCCACCTAG
- the thiL gene encoding thiamine-phosphate kinase, with protein sequence MRRAACWRPCVRPGDSPRISDDSPRRAGSGVRVSDLGELVLLERITARVARAGRGARAGTHPRDEAVAGDGRQRCDVVLGIGDDTAALRWTPGALVLATTDALVEDVHFRRATSAAADTGWKALAINASDIAAMGGVPKHAIVSLMLPGDLEAAWVDGLYDGLLEMAGEADVAVVGGNLAQAPVVVVDVALLGEVAPELLVRRVGARPGDLLAVTGTLGRAAAGLAVLEGLGDTPDDPALDRLLAAQRRPRPRLREGRALAETGAVRAMIDISDGLLLDLWRLCEASGLSVRLDAGRVPADPDVVAVMAAAAAVAPGGTRAGSSHALDLALAGGEDYELLFAVAPEDADRVLRGLVEETGTPATVVGEFTGHGTSRIVVDEGGLVRQLDPGGWTHFKEDLR encoded by the coding sequence GTGCGACGCGCCGCCTGTTGGAGGCCGTGCGTGCGGCCCGGGGATAGCCCGCGCATCTCCGATGATAGCCCTCGGAGGGCTGGTTCTGGCGTGCGCGTCTCCGACCTGGGCGAACTGGTGCTGCTGGAGCGCATCACCGCGCGGGTCGCACGCGCCGGCCGCGGGGCTCGCGCCGGCACGCATCCTCGCGATGAGGCGGTGGCCGGCGATGGTCGGCAGCGCTGCGATGTGGTGTTGGGCATAGGCGACGACACCGCGGCGCTGCGGTGGACACCCGGTGCCCTGGTCCTGGCGACCACCGACGCACTGGTGGAGGACGTGCACTTCCGGCGCGCCACCAGCGCGGCGGCCGACACCGGCTGGAAGGCCCTGGCCATCAACGCCAGCGATATCGCGGCGATGGGCGGCGTACCGAAGCACGCGATTGTCTCGCTCATGCTGCCCGGCGACCTGGAGGCTGCCTGGGTGGATGGACTCTACGACGGCCTGCTGGAGATGGCCGGGGAGGCGGACGTCGCCGTCGTCGGCGGCAACCTGGCGCAGGCGCCGGTCGTCGTGGTGGACGTGGCGCTGCTAGGTGAGGTCGCGCCCGAACTGCTAGTACGTCGCGTCGGCGCGCGCCCCGGCGATCTGCTGGCGGTTACTGGCACCCTGGGCAGGGCGGCCGCGGGGCTGGCAGTGCTTGAGGGGCTGGGCGACACGCCGGACGATCCTGCGCTCGACCGCCTCCTGGCCGCGCAGCGCCGTCCCCGGCCGCGCCTGCGTGAAGGCCGGGCCCTGGCGGAGACCGGCGCGGTGCGGGCCATGATTGACATCTCCGATGGCCTGCTGCTCGACCTATGGCGGTTGTGCGAGGCCAGCGGTCTGAGCGTGCGCCTGGACGCCGGAAGGGTGCCAGCGGATCCCGACGTTGTTGCAGTTATGGCCGCAGCCGCGGCCGTAGCTCCTGGTGGTACGCGGGCCGGGTCCAGCCACGCGCTAGACCTGGCGCTTGCCGGCGGCGAGGACTACGAGCTCCTCTTCGCTGTGGCGCCGGAGGACGCCGACCGGGTGCTGCGCGGCCTGGTCGAGGAGACCGGCACTCCGGCGACGGTGGTCGGCGAGTTCACCGGGCACGGTACGAGCCGTATCGTCGTGGATGAGGGTGGGCTGGTGCGGCAGCTGGATCCAGGTGGATGGACACACTTCAAGGAAGATCTCCGATGA
- the thiE gene encoding thiamine phosphate synthase yields MGFDPSVYVIADRAFGRGRLLEDLVTAAVTGGATMVQLREKVWSAGRVVEAGRRLLEITRRAGAPLIVNDRVDIALAVGADGVHLGPDDLPVADARRLLGPEKIIGASAATVEEALMAQAEGADYVGVGSIFPTSSKPDAGEAIGVEPLTRIRAAVGIAVVAIGGITYDNAAQAIRAGADGVAVISAVVGADDVAGATRRLLEAVRAARG; encoded by the coding sequence ATGGGTTTTGATCCAAGCGTGTACGTCATCGCCGATCGCGCCTTCGGCCGCGGCCGTCTGCTGGAGGACCTCGTCACCGCGGCCGTGACCGGCGGCGCGACCATGGTTCAACTGCGTGAGAAGGTGTGGTCCGCCGGCCGGGTGGTTGAGGCCGGGCGCCGGCTGCTTGAGATCACGCGAAGGGCCGGCGCGCCTCTAATCGTCAACGACCGTGTTGACATCGCGCTGGCCGTTGGCGCCGACGGTGTGCACCTGGGGCCGGACGACCTGCCGGTGGCTGACGCGCGCCGCCTGCTCGGGCCGGAGAAGATCATCGGCGCCTCAGCAGCAACGGTCGAGGAGGCGCTGATGGCGCAGGCCGAGGGCGCCGACTACGTTGGTGTGGGCAGCATCTTTCCAACCAGTTCCAAGCCGGACGCAGGCGAGGCGATAGGGGTCGAGCCCCTGACCCGGATCAGGGCGGCGGTGGGGATCGCGGTGGTTGCCATCGGCGGGATAACCTACGACAATGCCGCCCAGGCGATTCGTGCCGGCGCCGACGGGGTTGCGGTGATCTCGGCGGTGGTCGGCGCAGACGACGTGGCCGGTGCGACGCGCCGCCTGTTGGAGGCCGTGCGTGCGGCCCGGGGATAG
- the thiM gene encoding hydroxyethylthiazole kinase — protein MAHLGDRAALLLAAVREQRPLVHHLSNFVTMQAVASATRAVGALPVMAMAGDDAEEVAAAADALVLNLGTPTPERLEAMLAVGRVATVRGIPIVLDPVGAGATRYRTVAAGRLLDELLVTVVRANPGEAAALLGRSGFVRGVESVGSAGSAVGSAGAGGAGDAAALAAALSRERGLVAAVTGACDYVAGAGRVLVVENGHPWLAAIPGAGCMVTGVIGAFCAAARSYADGTGPLLAAASALACFGVAAEIAAAHARGPGTLTPALLDALYNLTAEQLRQAARVREG, from the coding sequence ATGGCACACCTAGGCGACCGCGCCGCATTGCTCCTGGCAGCTGTGCGCGAGCAGCGCCCGCTTGTGCACCACTTGTCCAACTTCGTGACGATGCAGGCGGTGGCCAGCGCCACGCGTGCGGTCGGCGCGCTGCCGGTGATGGCGATGGCAGGAGATGACGCGGAGGAAGTGGCCGCTGCTGCGGACGCGCTGGTGCTGAACCTGGGGACACCCACTCCGGAGCGCCTCGAGGCGATGCTTGCCGTCGGGCGCGTGGCGACGGTGCGGGGTATTCCCATCGTGCTGGATCCTGTGGGCGCCGGCGCGACGCGCTACCGCACGGTCGCGGCCGGCCGCCTGCTCGATGAGTTGCTGGTGACAGTTGTACGCGCCAATCCTGGTGAGGCCGCGGCGCTGCTGGGCCGGAGCGGGTTCGTCCGCGGGGTGGAATCGGTGGGTTCTGCGGGGTCGGCGGTGGGATCGGCGGGTGCGGGTGGCGCGGGTGACGCGGCCGCCTTGGCCGCGGCGCTCTCGCGCGAGCGCGGCCTTGTCGCGGCGGTGACAGGCGCGTGCGACTACGTCGCCGGCGCCGGCCGCGTTCTGGTCGTCGAGAACGGGCACCCATGGCTGGCCGCGATCCCAGGGGCAGGGTGCATGGTCACCGGGGTGATCGGGGCCTTCTGCGCGGCCGCCCGCTCATATGCGGACGGTACGGGACCTCTGCTGGCCGCCGCCTCGGCACTAGCGTGCTTCGGCGTGGCGGCAGAGATCGCCGCTGCACACGCGCGCGGCCCTGGCACGCTGACCCCGGCCCTGCTGGACGCGCTCTACAATCTGACAGCTGAGCAACTCCGGCAGGCGGCACGGGTGAGGGAGGGCTGA
- the thiW gene encoding energy coupling factor transporter S component ThiW, protein MSTRKLVLAAFFAALPVVLSFVPGSIPVAGAKLLPWQHMTNAIAGVLLGPWYAALAATVAAILRNQFGVGTLLAFPGGIPGALVVGFAHMLWRRSWVGLLEPVGTVVVGATVGAALVAPSLMGKAIPLGTLAYLFLASSIPGAILGVLILRALERAGVAAPAGRLSR, encoded by the coding sequence GTGTCCACACGCAAGCTGGTTCTTGCCGCGTTCTTCGCGGCGCTGCCCGTGGTGCTTTCGTTCGTGCCCGGGTCCATCCCCGTGGCAGGCGCCAAGCTACTGCCCTGGCAACACATGACCAATGCGATCGCAGGGGTTCTGCTGGGGCCCTGGTACGCCGCGCTCGCCGCCACCGTGGCCGCGATCTTGCGCAACCAGTTCGGCGTCGGCACGCTGCTGGCGTTTCCAGGAGGCATACCCGGTGCACTGGTCGTAGGATTCGCCCACATGCTCTGGCGCCGGTCCTGGGTTGGCCTGCTCGAACCGGTCGGAACCGTGGTGGTCGGAGCCACGGTCGGCGCCGCGCTTGTGGCGCCGTCCCTGATGGGGAAGGCCATCCCGTTGGGGACGCTCGCATACCTGTTCCTGGCTAGCAGCATTCCGGGCGCGATACTCGGGGTTCTGATCCTGCGTGCCCTGGAGCGCGCGGGCGTGGCAGCGCCAGCCGGGAGGTTGTCGCGGTAG
- a CDS encoding sodium:solute symporter: protein MSGGIVAIALVIAAALGFALAGVVHARARRLSIEDYISDRNSAGTSATATTLVASAMGAWILYSPAEAGTWGGLTALVGYGLGSAAPMLALIPLGRRMRALMPCGHSLTEFVWLRYGRGMYALTLGVMLFYMFVFLAAETTGIALAVRQVAQAPLPLTAALVGLATVAYTAYGGLPSTVFTDRIQAAVIMPLLVVVLSGVVVAMGGGGAVLEKVRSGAPALLSPGHRPGIEAAVTFVIAILAANLFHQGYWQRVYIARDSRVLRNALLASAAVVVPIVALPGLLGIVAVASGRAEVPSVAFFSLLLGVAPAWLVLTVLVLAVALAMSSIDTLLNGLAAVFTSDLARLRPAAGPAPLLRWSRLITVALAVAAIAVASRGYSVLYLFLVADLVCAAAMVPVFAGMYAPRFSGAAAMVSALAGLAAGVAFFPNPGFTRGHLLTSFALAASVPAVITTALAFAGRPFDLERLRTLVRPLAGQSGTEAGKRPDP, encoded by the coding sequence ATGTCGGGTGGGATCGTCGCCATAGCGTTGGTTATCGCCGCGGCGCTGGGATTCGCGCTTGCCGGTGTCGTCCACGCGCGCGCCCGGCGCCTCTCGATCGAGGACTACATCAGCGATCGGAACTCGGCCGGTACAAGCGCGACCGCGACGACGCTCGTGGCCTCGGCGATGGGCGCATGGATCCTCTACAGCCCTGCGGAGGCAGGTACCTGGGGCGGGCTGACCGCGCTGGTCGGCTACGGCCTAGGGAGCGCGGCGCCGATGCTGGCGCTCATCCCGCTCGGCCGGAGGATGCGGGCGCTGATGCCCTGCGGGCACTCGCTGACCGAGTTCGTGTGGCTGCGGTACGGAAGGGGGATGTATGCCCTGACCCTGGGGGTGATGCTCTTCTACATGTTCGTGTTCCTGGCCGCCGAGACGACCGGGATTGCGCTGGCGGTCAGGCAGGTGGCGCAGGCGCCGCTTCCACTGACCGCGGCGCTGGTCGGCCTGGCCACCGTTGCCTACACCGCCTACGGCGGACTGCCTTCCACGGTCTTCACCGACCGGATCCAGGCAGCGGTGATCATGCCGCTACTGGTGGTGGTCCTCTCGGGCGTGGTGGTGGCGATGGGCGGCGGCGGAGCAGTGCTCGAGAAGGTGCGCAGCGGCGCGCCGGCGCTGCTCTCGCCGGGGCACCGTCCGGGCATCGAGGCCGCCGTGACGTTCGTGATCGCGATCCTGGCCGCCAACCTCTTTCACCAGGGCTACTGGCAGCGGGTCTACATCGCCAGGGACAGCCGGGTCCTGCGCAATGCGCTCCTCGCATCGGCCGCGGTTGTGGTGCCCATTGTGGCCCTGCCCGGCCTGCTGGGCATCGTCGCGGTCGCCAGCGGCCGCGCGGAAGTGCCGTCGGTAGCGTTCTTCAGCCTGCTGCTGGGTGTGGCGCCGGCCTGGTTGGTGCTCACCGTACTGGTGCTGGCGGTGGCGCTGGCGATGAGCAGCATTGACACGCTGCTCAACGGGCTGGCCGCGGTGTTTACCTCGGACCTGGCCAGGCTTCGTCCGGCGGCCGGCCCTGCGCCGCTCCTGCGATGGTCGCGCCTGATCACGGTCGCGCTGGCCGTCGCGGCGATCGCGGTGGCCTCGCGCGGGTACAGCGTCCTCTACCTGTTCCTGGTCGCCGACCTGGTCTGCGCCGCGGCAATGGTGCCGGTCTTCGCGGGCATGTACGCGCCGCGCTTCAGCGGAGCGGCGGCGATGGTCAGCGCGCTGGCCGGTCTGGCCGCCGGTGTTGCCTTCTTTCCGAACCCGGGCTTCACGCGCGGCCACCTGCTGACGTCGTTTGCTCTGGCCGCGTCCGTGCCGGCGGTGATTACGACTGCGCTGGCGTTTGCCGGCCGGCCGTTCGACTTGGAGCGGCTTCGGACGCTGGTGCGGCCGCTTGCGGGACAGTCCGGCACCGAGGCCGGAAAGCGACCTGATCCATGA
- a CDS encoding SDR family oxidoreductase, with the protein MIRLDGKTVLVTGGTAGIGLATARLALELGARVAVAGRDPERGRSSVAGLGDDALFIEADVALEEDVRRMVARVLERFGRLDVLVNNAGVIHRRPVLEEEPEGWDNLMAVNLRGVFLCCRYALPALIASRGAIVNVSSVLAFRSAAGRTPAYDVSKAGVAALTRSLAVRYGPDGVRCNAVCPGFVPTDLNRDSWETWTPEHRAQVIQTYPLRRLGTPEDAARAILFLASDAASWISGAALLVDGGLSAA; encoded by the coding sequence ATGATCAGGCTCGACGGGAAGACGGTGCTCGTCACCGGAGGCACGGCCGGGATTGGGCTCGCAACCGCGCGACTGGCCCTGGAGCTGGGGGCCCGCGTGGCGGTTGCGGGACGGGATCCAGAGCGCGGCCGCAGCTCGGTCGCCGGGCTCGGCGACGACGCGCTCTTCATCGAGGCCGACGTCGCGCTTGAGGAGGACGTGCGGCGTATGGTCGCCAGAGTGCTCGAGCGGTTCGGCCGGCTGGACGTCCTGGTCAACAATGCGGGCGTGATCCACCGGCGACCCGTCCTCGAAGAGGAGCCGGAGGGCTGGGACAATCTGATGGCCGTCAACCTCCGCGGGGTGTTCCTCTGCTGCAGGTACGCGCTGCCGGCTCTGATCGCGAGCCGGGGCGCGATCGTCAACGTGTCCTCGGTGCTCGCGTTCCGTTCTGCCGCAGGCCGCACCCCTGCCTACGATGTCAGCAAGGCCGGGGTCGCCGCGCTGACGCGCTCGCTCGCCGTGCGCTACGGCCCGGACGGCGTGCGCTGCAACGCTGTCTGCCCAGGGTTTGTGCCGACCGACCTGAACCGCGACTCCTGGGAGACGTGGACGCCCGAGCATCGCGCGCAGGTCATCCAGACCTACCCGCTGCGCCGCCTGGGGACGCCGGAGGACGCTGCCCGGGCGATTCTGTTTCTCGCTTCGGACGCGGCCTCCTGGATCAGCGGGGCCGCGCTCCTGGTGGACGGCGGGCTGTCGGCGGCGTAG
- a CDS encoding DNA polymerase IV produces MTGRTILHVDMDAFFAAVEQLRRPELRGRPVVVGGRGDPSQRGVVSTASYEARPFGVHSGLPLRTAYQRCPQAVFLPVDFQAYREVSERMHAILRGTGARVQSLGLDEAFLDVTDLPEPGEVIARTIQERIASELLLTASVGVGPNKLVAKIASGLNKPAGLTVIAEGDVEARLSPMPVTILWGVGPKTGERLYETFGVKTVGDLAGIPEERLQEEYGPRVGAHLYRIARGIDESPVQTEWEPKSVSREHTFQVDLRRPEVMREAVARLAGRVAGDLSEQGYRAATVTLKVRFATFITVSRSCTLSAPTDDRAAIAEAAVALLNKVTLDRPVRLLGVRAAKLTPAVVQAPAATPAPAVVQAPAPTPAR; encoded by the coding sequence ATGACCGGCCGCACTATCCTGCACGTGGACATGGACGCGTTCTTCGCCGCGGTTGAGCAGCTGCGGCGGCCCGAGCTGCGCGGACGCCCTGTCGTTGTTGGCGGAAGAGGCGACCCGAGCCAGCGTGGGGTGGTCTCCACCGCTTCCTACGAAGCCCGCCCTTTCGGTGTGCACTCGGGCCTGCCGCTGCGCACCGCCTACCAGCGGTGCCCGCAGGCCGTCTTCCTGCCGGTGGACTTCCAGGCATACAGGGAGGTTTCCGAGCGGATGCACGCGATCCTGCGTGGCACCGGCGCCCGCGTGCAGTCGCTTGGCCTGGACGAGGCGTTCCTCGACGTCACCGACCTCCCGGAACCGGGCGAGGTCATAGCCCGAACCATCCAGGAGCGCATTGCATCCGAACTGCTGCTGACGGCGTCGGTCGGCGTAGGGCCGAACAAGCTCGTGGCCAAGATCGCCTCGGGTCTCAACAAGCCGGCGGGTCTGACCGTGATTGCCGAAGGAGACGTGGAAGCGCGCCTCTCACCGATGCCCGTCACCATCCTGTGGGGCGTCGGGCCCAAGACCGGGGAGCGGCTGTACGAGACCTTCGGTGTGAAGACCGTTGGCGATCTGGCCGGCATTCCGGAGGAGCGGCTGCAGGAAGAGTACGGGCCGCGCGTCGGCGCCCACCTGTACCGCATTGCCCGCGGCATTGACGAGAGCCCGGTCCAGACTGAGTGGGAGCCCAAGTCGGTCAGCCGGGAGCACACCTTCCAGGTGGACCTGCGCCGGCCGGAGGTGATGCGCGAAGCGGTCGCGCGGCTGGCTGGCCGGGTCGCGGGCGACCTCAGTGAGCAGGGCTATCGTGCCGCAACGGTCACGCTCAAGGTCAGGTTTGCCACGTTCATCACGGTGTCGCGCTCATGCACGCTGTCGGCTCCGACGGACGACCGTGCGGCGATAGCGGAGGCCGCGGTGGCCCTTCTCAACAAGGTAACCTTGGACCGCCCGGTGCGCCTGCTGGGCGTGCGGGCGGCGAAACTGACGCCGGCGGTTGTCCAAGCCCCCGCGGCTACCCCAGCGCCGGCGGTTGTCCAAGCCCCCGCGCCTACCCCAGCGCGCTGA
- a CDS encoding peroxiredoxin, with protein MAVEVGDQAPDATLINYDRKAVRISNLRGKPVVLAFFPGAFTGTCTREMCTLRDAMAAFNAFEARVIGISVDTPFAQKAFADQHGLNFPLLSDFNREAVRAFGIEDPNFAGGLLPGVAMRSVFVLDRDGAVRYRWVAPTQGTEPDYNAVEQAVSALG; from the coding sequence GTGGCAGTCGAGGTGGGCGATCAGGCACCTGATGCGACGCTTATCAACTACGATCGCAAGGCCGTACGGATCAGCAACCTGCGTGGAAAGCCGGTCGTGCTGGCGTTCTTCCCCGGTGCGTTCACCGGGACGTGCACCAGGGAGATGTGCACCCTCCGCGACGCGATGGCCGCGTTCAACGCATTCGAGGCGCGGGTCATCGGGATCAGCGTGGACACGCCTTTCGCGCAGAAGGCGTTCGCCGACCAGCACGGCCTGAACTTCCCGCTGCTGTCGGACTTCAACCGGGAGGCAGTTCGCGCCTTTGGCATCGAGGACCCCAACTTCGCCGGCGGGCTGCTGCCGGGGGTCGCCATGAGGTCGGTCTTCGTGCTCGACCGCGACGGCGCCGTGCGGTACAGGTGGGTCGCTCCCACCCAGGGTACCGAGCCGGACTACAACGCAGTGGAGCAGGCGGTCAGCGCGCTGGGGTAG
- a CDS encoding molybdopterin biosynthesis protein: MSSSGRRVYLTDLPLEEALSRWTGALRARGLLEPVPAETVDASDACGRVTAEAVCAARSVPHYHAAGMDGIAVRAEDTFGASETTPILLPPDRFVTVNTGDAMPQGADAVVMVEEIRDVGGSFEILAPAVPWQHVRSVGEDIIATELLLPQGHLIRAVDVGAMAAAGVTAVMVRRRPRVVLIPTGDEVADAAGPLRPGQVPEFNTAMLAAEVAGWGGQAFRHSIVPDDPERLAAAIEAAVGTAAGARAATGTEAGCDLLVVNAGASAGERDHTAMVFEKMGEVLVHGVAIRPGKPVILGIVRGRLAIGLPGYPVSAMLTFDLFARPIVYGLLGLAPPERERLRATLVRKVHSTMGVDEFVRVTAGRVGGRMVAAPLGRGAGLVTSLVRADGMLVIPRTSEGIEAGEEVEIELRRPRAAIEAAVLVVGSHDVALDVVADFLHRADPGASLTSAHVGSLGGLLALSRGEAHMAGVHLLYEATGEYNVPYVRQYLPGRPVVLVTLAHREQGLMVQPGNPKRIGSIADLARPDVRFVNRQRGAGTRLLLDYEMRRCGLAPDQIYGYDREVYTHMATAAAVGSGAADAGLGILAAARAMGLEFVPVARERFDLAILEEHMAAHPVRRVLEVLDRDDFKHAVAALGGYDLSATGTRIRVLP; this comes from the coding sequence GTGAGCAGCTCCGGCCGGCGTGTCTATCTGACCGATCTCCCGCTGGAAGAAGCGCTCTCCCGCTGGACAGGCGCGCTGCGGGCGCGCGGCCTGCTGGAACCGGTGCCGGCCGAGACGGTTGACGCGTCCGATGCCTGCGGCCGCGTCACCGCAGAGGCGGTCTGCGCCGCGCGTTCCGTGCCGCACTACCACGCGGCAGGGATGGACGGGATCGCGGTGCGCGCGGAGGACACCTTCGGGGCTTCGGAGACCACGCCGATCCTGCTGCCCCCGGATCGCTTTGTGACCGTCAACACCGGCGATGCGATGCCCCAGGGCGCGGACGCGGTGGTGATGGTCGAAGAGATCCGGGATGTCGGGGGCTCGTTTGAGATCCTGGCGCCCGCGGTGCCCTGGCAGCACGTTCGGTCTGTCGGGGAAGACATCATCGCGACGGAACTGCTCCTTCCCCAAGGCCACCTCATCCGCGCCGTGGACGTGGGCGCGATGGCGGCCGCCGGTGTGACAGCGGTGATGGTCCGGCGGCGGCCGCGGGTTGTGCTCATACCTACGGGAGACGAGGTGGCAGATGCCGCCGGTCCGCTCCGTCCCGGCCAGGTGCCCGAGTTTAACACCGCGATGCTTGCCGCGGAGGTGGCGGGTTGGGGCGGCCAGGCCTTTCGCCACTCAATCGTGCCCGACGATCCCGAGCGCCTGGCCGCAGCGATCGAGGCGGCGGTTGGGACCGCAGCCGGGGCCCGAGCCGCGACCGGGACCGAGGCGGGCTGCGACCTGCTGGTCGTCAACGCGGGCGCCTCGGCCGGCGAGCGAGACCACACCGCCATGGTCTTCGAGAAGATGGGCGAGGTGCTTGTGCATGGCGTGGCGATCCGGCCCGGCAAGCCGGTGATCCTTGGGATCGTGCGCGGCCGCCTGGCAATCGGCCTGCCCGGGTACCCCGTCTCCGCCATGCTCACCTTCGATCTGTTTGCAAGGCCGATCGTGTACGGACTGCTGGGGCTGGCGCCGCCGGAGCGGGAGAGGTTGCGCGCCACGCTCGTGCGCAAGGTGCACTCCACGATGGGCGTGGACGAGTTCGTGCGCGTGACCGCCGGCAGGGTGGGCGGCCGAATGGTGGCCGCGCCGCTGGGCCGGGGCGCAGGGCTGGTGACCTCGCTCGTGCGGGCGGACGGGATGCTGGTCATCCCGCGGACAAGCGAGGGCATCGAGGCCGGCGAAGAGGTGGAGATCGAGCTGCGGCGCCCCAGGGCCGCGATCGAGGCCGCGGTACTGGTCGTGGGCAGCCACGACGTGGCGCTGGACGTGGTGGCCGACTTCCTGCACCGCGCCGATCCCGGCGCATCGCTCACATCGGCGCACGTCGGCAGTCTGGGCGGGCTGCTGGCGCTGAGCCGCGGCGAGGCGCACATGGCAGGCGTGCACTTGCTGTACGAGGCCACGGGCGAGTACAACGTGCCCTACGTCCGCCAGTACCTGCCGGGCCGCCCCGTGGTGCTGGTCACCCTTGCCCACCGGGAGCAGGGGCTGATGGTTCAACCCGGCAACCCGAAGCGCATAGGGAGCATCGCCGATCTTGCCCGACCTGATGTGCGCTTCGTCAACAGGCAGCGCGGCGCCGGTACGCGGCTGCTGCTGGACTACGAGATGCGCCGCTGCGGCCTGGCTCCCGACCAGATCTATGGATATGACCGCGAGGTCTACACCCACATGGCAACCGCAGCCGCGGTCGGTTCGGGTGCGGCCGATGCAGGGCTCGGCATTCTGGCAGCGGCAAGGGCCATGGGGCTGGAGTTCGTTCCGGTGGCGCGCGAGCGGTTCGACCTGGCGATTCTGGAAGAGCACATGGCTGCGCATCCGGTCCGCCGCGTGCTGGAGGTCTTGGACCGCGACGATTTCAAGCACGCGGTGGCCGCGCTGGGCGGATACGATCTGTCGGCGACCGGCACGCGGATACGGGTCCTGCCATAG